Proteins from a genomic interval of Gammaproteobacteria bacterium:
- a CDS encoding formylglycine-generating enzyme family protein — protein MQSLEYSPATSSVSLATLKDAPVAHPISLGFAVSVYMLLNAVSASAEPVVVRDCESCPELVVIPAGGSFVMGAEDVEGLAWGMPEALAANEQPVAAITIAHSYAIGRTEVTRAQFAEFVEETGFTTMKGCSHLTDWGWQMQPEFTWRDNSIGDSDDHPAPCLRRAEILAYLDWLSARTGHAFRLPSEAEWEYAARANSKFAAFWGEDWTQACAFQNGADRSFAEVAADIPYDQFADCDDGYAFTAPVASFEPNAFGLYDVAGNVSELTADCYALGHADAPRDGTPYIEPSCRTWVIKGGSWAGFPGLLRVATRLPIFATTAGSGFGFRVARDVD, from the coding sequence ATGCAAAGCCTAGAATATTCACCTGCAACGAGCTCCGTGTCCTTGGCAACCCTGAAAGACGCTCCGGTAGCCCACCCCATAAGCCTGGGGTTTGCGGTCTCTGTCTACATGTTGCTGAACGCCGTATCCGCATCGGCGGAGCCCGTCGTCGTCAGGGACTGCGAATCCTGTCCCGAGCTTGTTGTTATTCCGGCGGGCGGCTCTTTCGTCATGGGTGCGGAAGACGTCGAGGGACTGGCCTGGGGCATGCCCGAAGCCCTGGCGGCCAATGAGCAGCCGGTCGCCGCGATCACGATTGCTCACTCTTATGCCATCGGCCGTACTGAAGTCACGCGGGCCCAGTTTGCGGAATTCGTGGAGGAGACGGGCTTTACGACAATGAAAGGCTGTTCTCACCTCACCGATTGGGGCTGGCAGATGCAGCCGGAGTTCACCTGGCGCGATAACAGCATCGGCGACTCCGACGACCATCCGGCGCCGTGCCTGCGGCGCGCCGAGATACTGGCCTACCTGGATTGGTTGAGCGCCAGGACGGGGCACGCATTCCGCCTGCCCAGCGAGGCGGAATGGGAATACGCCGCGCGGGCGAATTCGAAGTTTGCCGCCTTCTGGGGTGAAGACTGGACGCAGGCCTGCGCATTTCAGAACGGCGCCGACCGGTCGTTCGCCGAAGTGGCCGCGGACATTCCCTACGATCAGTTCGCGGACTGCGACGATGGGTATGCCTTCACGGCGCCCGTCGCCAGCTTCGAGCCGAACGCCTTCGGGCTCTACGACGTTGCGGGCAACGTTTCGGAGCTGACGGCCGATTGCTATGCGCTGGGTCACGCGGACGCGCCCCGGGACGGAACGCCCTACATCGAGCCCTCCTGCCGAACGTGGGTGATCAAGGGCGGCTCCTGGGCCGGTTTCCCCGGCTTGCTGAGGGTTGCGACCCGCCTGCCCATATTCGCGACAACGGCCGGCTCGGGCTTCGGCTTCCGCGTGGCGCGCGACGTCGACTGA
- a CDS encoding DUF4065 domain-containing protein, whose product MFTGEKVAQMAAYFMNKEAEPQMAILKLVKLLYLADRESIDKYDEPISFDYMVSMVHGPVLSRTLDLINGFVRDRNGDQWDAWISGREAHNVALKKSASRDCLDHLSDADIEVLAAVWDKFGHMDKWEIRNYTHEHLDEWSDPGGSSMPISEIEVLRALGRSEDEASEIAQAICEQRQLDRVISQV is encoded by the coding sequence ATGTTCACTGGCGAGAAAGTTGCGCAAATGGCTGCTTACTTCATGAACAAGGAAGCGGAGCCACAAATGGCAATCCTGAAGCTGGTCAAGTTGCTGTATCTCGCGGATCGGGAGTCTATTGATAAGTATGACGAGCCGATCAGCTTCGATTACATGGTCTCCATGGTGCATGGCCCGGTGTTGTCCCGCACCCTGGATCTGATCAATGGTTTTGTTAGAGACAGGAATGGAGATCAGTGGGATGCTTGGATTTCCGGCAGGGAGGCACACAATGTGGCATTGAAGAAAAGCGCATCCCGTGACTGCCTGGACCATTTGAGTGATGCGGACATTGAAGTGCTCGCTGCGGTATGGGACAAGTTTGGTCACATGGATAAGTGGGAAATCCGGAATTACACGCATGAGCATCTCGATGAGTGGTCCGATCCCGGAGGCTCGTCAATGCCCATTAGCGAGATTGAAGTACTTCGCGCCCTCGGCCGCAGTGAGGATGAGGCAAGCGAGATTGCTCAGGCGATTTGCGAACAACGACAACTGGATCGCGTAATTTCCCAAGTCTAG
- a CDS encoding DUF3368 domain-containing protein, translated as MAERLVTADASPLIGLAAAGAFHLLRTLFDQITVTATVRDEVLAGGQLPGAVELAEAIQDGWIDVVDVEPDLIAFANLDAGEASTLTLAIRHGRPCLVLMDEPAGRTYAQRHGITVTGLAGMLVEAKNARLTHSVRPLLNRLRASGFRLSDEIIRAILEKAGED; from the coding sequence ATGGCGGAAAGGCTCGTCACAGCAGACGCCAGCCCTCTGATCGGTCTGGCCGCGGCCGGGGCGTTCCATCTGCTCCGAACACTGTTTGATCAAATCACCGTAACGGCAACGGTCCGTGATGAAGTGCTCGCCGGCGGTCAACTGCCCGGCGCTGTAGAGTTAGCCGAGGCTATTCAGGACGGTTGGATCGATGTCGTTGATGTCGAGCCTGACCTGATCGCGTTCGCTAACCTTGACGCTGGAGAAGCGAGCACGCTCACTCTAGCGATCAGACACGGGAGACCTTGTCTTGTCCTGATGGATGAGCCGGCTGGTCGAACGTACGCCCAGCGGCACGGAATTACAGTAACCGGTCTGGCCGGTATGTTGGTGGAGGCCAAGAACGCGCGCTTGACGCACAGTGTCCGGCCATTACTTAACCGTTTGCGGGCCAGCGGATTCAGACTTTCGGACGAGATAATCCGCGCCATTCTTGAAAAGGCCGGAGAAGATTAG
- a CDS encoding prevent-host-death protein, translated as MKAFSVRELKNNPSVALRAAREHPVMVLNRHKPQAMLVHLDDDTLLAEPGIRRALAAALYRDESLSLGHAARFAGLAIGDFISHLSRIGIPVVRGNADSVHEDTEVIAAWRKGSSQQTPAL; from the coding sequence ATGAAAGCTTTCAGCGTTCGTGAACTGAAAAACAACCCGTCCGTGGCGCTCCGTGCGGCGCGCGAGCATCCTGTCATGGTGCTGAATCGCCACAAACCCCAGGCCATGCTGGTGCATCTCGATGACGATACGCTCTTGGCAGAGCCGGGTATACGGCGGGCGCTAGCCGCGGCGCTGTATCGGGACGAGAGCCTGTCTCTTGGCCACGCCGCACGGTTCGCCGGTCTCGCAATCGGCGATTTCATCAGCCATTTGTCGCGAATCGGCATCCCTGTAGTAAGAGGAAACGCAGACAGCGTGCATGAGGACACGGAGGTTATCGCCGCATGGCGGAAAGGCTCGTCACAGCAGACGCCAGCCCTCTGA